The window atatatatatatatatatatatatatatatatatatataagtattcaATTTCCACTAGTAACATTAGTACCAGAATCTTAATATTATTTTTGAAACTTCAAAGAAACTAGGGTGTCGAAGTGAGTCATGATAGAGAAAATCTGACGGTCTCTTGAATATAGTTTGACCTGAATCATCGTCTGGAGTTTTAAATCGTAGGTGGACAAGACCAAGTGCCCGCTTCTCTTTCTACGAGACTTGAATATGACCTCGTCGTTTCTCAAGCTTAGAATAGGAATAAGATTCATTAAGCCTCTTCCAGTCGCATCAATATTACTCAATTTTATCCACTCTTTTATCTGAAAGTCCTTtaagatccaaacctcaaattcAACATCAGATATTCGGTTAATGAGAGATGGAGAGCCTCTAATCTCTTTAAGATAAAAAGTTTCATCCTTTGAAAATGTATGACGATAAAAAGTTTCATCCCTTGAAAATGTACGACAACTTGGCCTGATGCAACATGGAATCGGCGTTTGGTGAAACGTCTCTTGGGCAAGATCCATAGACATTATATAATGATAACCAACCAACCAGTGCAAAACCCCATTCAGCGATAGTTGCTCATTGAATATCAATGGCAAAACGAGAAATGAGATATCAATCCTTCTCCATGAATCCGAACCTAAGGTTAGTATCTCACACAACTGATGGAAACCATCGTGGAAGAAGTGAATCACTTTATATTCCTTAGTGGAAGGAGCGTATCCAAACCTATAAAAGTCAAGTCGCGCATAACGGAAGTCCATATCATGTAGAAGATGGTAGTTGTCACACGGAGATTTAGAACATTTTGGAAGCCGTAGCAATTTCTTGGTAGCTGGATTGGAGATACAAATGCCTTTTAGATGATTGGCTTCTATCAAAAGCAATCCGTTACAGGTAGCTAAGATATTCCCATGACAACCTATATCCAGTTTTCGTGCCCTTATTTCAGAATCTTTTACATCCACCGAACGAATCGGATTATTCCAAAGTGTTGTTCCTTCGATGAGGTAAGGTTGGACTCGAGCGAGGTGGCACTGTATGAAATAAGAACTAGAGATTACTTCTAACCAGTTCTTGCATACACGCCTTAGGTCATTAAGAGATGCAGCTGGAATGCGAACGAGGATATTGAAGATTATCTCTTCAGGATAATCTGACAGAGACTTCCCTTTTTCGAAAGAAATAGAATTCCATAAGACTGCC of the Magnolia sinica isolate HGM2019 chromosome 7, MsV1, whole genome shotgun sequence genome contains:
- the LOC131251921 gene encoding F-box protein At5g49610-like, which produces MARPAKINKRKYIKNKNSRRKAVLWNSISFEKGKSLSDYPEEIIFNILVRIPAASLNDLRRVCKNWLEVISSSYFIQCHLARVQPYLIEGTTLWNNPIRSVDVKDSEIRARKLDIGCHGNILATCNGLLLIEANHLKGICISNPATKKLLRLPKCSKSPCDNYHLLHDMDFRYARLDFYRFGYAPSTKEYKVIHFFHDGFHQLCEILTLGSDSWRRIDISFLVLPLIFNEQLSLNGVLHWLVGYHYIMSMDLAQETFHQTPIPCCIRPSCRTFSRDETFYRHTFSKDETFYLKEIRGSPSLINRISDVEFEVWILKDFQIKEWIKLSNIDATGRGLMNLIPILSLRNDEVIFKSRRKRSGHLVLSTYDLKLQTMIQVKLYSRDRQIFSIMTHFDTLVSLKFQK